One genomic segment of Culturomica massiliensis includes these proteins:
- the gmd gene encoding GDP-mannose 4,6-dehydratase produces MKKTALITGITGQDGSFLAEFLIEKGYEVHGIMRRSSSFNTARIEHLYLDEWVRDMKQQRLINLHYGDMTDSSSLIRIIQLVQPDEIYNLAAQSHVKVSFDVPEYTADSDAVGTLRLLEAVRILGLEKKTRIYQASTSELFGLVQEVPQKETTPFYPRSPYGVAKQYGFWITKNYREAYGMFAVNGILFNHESERRGETFVTRKITLAASRIVQGFQDKLYVGNLNSLRDWGYAKDYVECMWLMLQHETPEDFVIATGQMHSVRDFCTLAFKEAGIELEWQGNGIDEKGIDQKTGKTLVEVDPKYFRPTEVDQLLGDPTKAKTLLKWNPTKTSFEELVHIMVEHDMRFVKKLYKKAE; encoded by the coding sequence ATGAAAAAAACAGCGTTAATTACAGGAATTACGGGACAGGACGGATCGTTTTTGGCTGAATTCCTGATTGAGAAAGGATATGAAGTACATGGGATTATGAGACGGTCGTCGTCTTTCAATACGGCACGGATTGAACATTTATATCTGGATGAATGGGTACGGGATATGAAACAACAACGGTTGATCAATCTGCATTACGGCGACATGACAGACTCGAGTTCGTTAATACGGATTATTCAATTGGTACAACCCGATGAAATATACAACCTGGCAGCACAAAGTCATGTAAAAGTCAGTTTTGATGTACCGGAATACACCGCCGACTCCGACGCCGTAGGTACTTTACGTTTGCTGGAGGCCGTACGGATTCTTGGGCTGGAAAAAAAGACCCGGATATACCAGGCTTCGACTTCGGAATTATTCGGTTTGGTACAGGAAGTACCGCAAAAAGAAACCACCCCCTTCTATCCCCGTAGTCCTTATGGTGTTGCCAAACAATACGGTTTCTGGATTACTAAAAACTACCGGGAAGCTTACGGTATGTTTGCCGTAAACGGTATTCTTTTCAATCACGAAAGCGAACGCCGGGGCGAAACATTCGTTACCCGCAAAATTACCCTGGCAGCCAGCCGCATCGTACAAGGATTTCAGGATAAATTATACGTAGGAAATCTAAACTCTCTGCGTGACTGGGGATATGCCAAAGATTATGTGGAATGTATGTGGCTGATGCTGCAACACGAAACTCCGGAGGATTTTGTCATTGCAACAGGACAGATGCACTCCGTACGGGATTTCTGTACTCTGGCTTTTAAAGAAGCAGGTATAGAATTGGAATGGCAAGGAAACGGAATAGATGAAAAAGGAATAGACCAGAAAACAGGAAAAACACTGGTAGAAGTCGATCCGAAATATTTCCGGCCGACAGAAGTAGACCAATTGCTGGGAGATCCGACCAAAGCCAAAACCCTGTTAAAATGGAATCCGACTAAGACTTCTTTCGAAGAGTTAGTACATATCATGGTTGAGCATGATATGCGGTTTGTGAAAAAATTGTATAAAAAAGCAGAATAA
- a CDS encoding GDP-L-fucose synthase family protein yields the protein MEKTSKIYVAGHKGLVGSAIWQNLQTKGYTNLIGKSHKELDLLDGVAVREFFDREKPEYVFLAAAYVGGIMANNIYRADFIYRNLQIQQNIIGESFRHKVKKLLFLGSTCIYPRDAGQPMKEEALLTSPLEYTNEPYAIAKIAGLKMCESFNLQYDTNYIAVMPTNLYGPNDNFDLERSHVLPAMIRKIHLGRYLHEENWEAVRYDLNKRPVEGVDGNAPQETILAILAKYGITTSAVELWGTGKPLREFLWSEEMADACVFIMERVDFQDLKGNSPEIRNCHINIGTGKELTIAELANLIVKEVGYKGTLRFNAEKPDGTMRKLTDVGKLHKLGWHHKIEIGEGIKKMYEWYKSENCKL from the coding sequence ATGGAAAAGACAAGTAAAATATACGTTGCCGGACATAAAGGACTGGTCGGTTCTGCTATATGGCAAAATTTACAGACGAAAGGTTATACAAATCTGATCGGGAAAAGCCATAAAGAGTTAGATTTACTGGACGGAGTTGCCGTACGGGAATTTTTCGACCGGGAAAAACCGGAATACGTATTTCTGGCAGCAGCATATGTCGGCGGCATTATGGCAAACAACATTTACCGGGCTGATTTTATTTACCGGAATCTGCAAATTCAGCAAAACATCATTGGAGAAAGTTTTCGGCATAAAGTTAAAAAACTCTTGTTTCTGGGCAGCACCTGCATTTATCCGCGGGATGCCGGACAACCGATGAAAGAAGAAGCTCTTCTCACATCACCCCTGGAATATACAAACGAACCTTACGCCATTGCGAAAATTGCAGGACTGAAGATGTGCGAGAGCTTCAATCTGCAATACGATACCAATTATATCGCCGTTATGCCGACCAATTTATACGGACCGAATGACAATTTCGACCTGGAACGAAGCCACGTATTACCGGCGATGATCCGGAAAATACATTTGGGGCGATACCTGCATGAAGAGAATTGGGAAGCAGTACGTTATGATCTGAATAAACGTCCCGTAGAAGGAGTCGATGGGAACGCTCCGCAAGAGACTATCTTAGCAATTCTGGCTAAATACGGTATTACAACGTCTGCTGTGGAACTGTGGGGAACCGGCAAGCCTCTGCGTGAATTCCTATGGAGTGAAGAAATGGCAGATGCCTGCGTATTTATTATGGAAAGAGTCGACTTTCAGGATCTCAAAGGCAATTCTCCGGAAATACGTAACTGCCACATCAATATCGGAACGGGTAAAGAATTGACGATTGCCGAACTGGCAAATCTGATCGTAAAAGAAGTTGGTTACAAAGGAACATTACGTTTCAACGCAGAAAAACCCGACGGAACAATGCGTAAGTTAACGGATGTCGGCAAACTGCATAAATTAGGATGGCACCATAAAATAGAAATCGGAGAAGGGATTAAAAAAATGTACGAATGGTATAAGAGCGAGAATTGTAAATTGTAG
- a CDS encoding WbuC family cupin fold metalloprotein translates to MEIIEDQLLDQVSRKAKENQRLRMNYNFHTSPEAGAQRLLNALEPGTELPIHRHTHTAETYLVIRGKIKVLLYNDMKQITDTVVLDPLQGNYGVNIPIGQWHTLEVLASGTVIFEVKDGPYTPISEENILI, encoded by the coding sequence ATGGAAATCATCGAAGATCAATTACTCGATCAGGTAAGTAGAAAAGCTAAGGAGAACCAACGTCTGAGAATGAATTATAACTTTCATACTTCTCCGGAAGCCGGAGCACAACGTCTGCTAAATGCCCTGGAACCCGGAACCGAACTACCGATACACCGGCATACACATACGGCAGAAACTTATTTAGTAATAAGAGGCAAAATCAAAGTACTCCTTTATAACGATATGAAACAAATTACCGACACTGTCGTGCTTGATCCGTTACAGGGAAATTACGGTGTAAATATTCCCATAGGGCAATGGCATACCTTGGAAGTATTAGCATCCGGGACTGTTATTTTTGAGGTCAAAGACGGTCCTTATACGCCTATTTCGGAAGAAAATATTTTAATATAG
- a CDS encoding WecB/TagA/CpsF family glycosyltransferase yields MERIYTIFNRKLPDSLQDLLPGPGNVITFLNPYSLYKANEKPELYQEFSYIASDGILPLMLQRIFGIRKSQRYSFDMSGIAGQVFTYAAQNHLKIYFIGSRREQIDQFIGLLTTAYPSLSVAGWRDGYIKGEEEKSCQTILACNPDIVIVGMGTPLQDEFAIRLKHMSFKGTIYTCGGFMHQATQKLEYFPPWINKLHLRAFYRLYKEPYVRRRILLYYPKFIFQYSWFLLKNRKSLK; encoded by the coding sequence ATGGAAAGAATATACACTATTTTTAACCGTAAACTTCCGGACAGTTTACAAGATTTGCTCCCTGGTCCCGGAAATGTCATAACATTTCTAAATCCTTATTCCTTATACAAAGCCAATGAGAAGCCGGAATTATACCAGGAATTTTCCTATATAGCTTCAGACGGTATTTTACCCTTAATGCTTCAACGGATTTTCGGTATCCGTAAATCACAGCGTTATTCATTTGATATGAGCGGTATCGCAGGACAAGTTTTTACTTATGCGGCTCAGAATCATCTGAAAATTTATTTTATCGGTTCTCGCCGCGAACAAATCGATCAGTTTATCGGTCTGCTGACTACTGCTTATCCTTCTTTATCCGTTGCCGGATGGCGGGACGGATATATAAAAGGAGAAGAAGAAAAGAGTTGTCAAACCATTCTGGCATGCAATCCGGATATTGTTATTGTCGGTATGGGAACTCCTCTGCAGGATGAATTCGCTATACGCCTGAAACATATGTCGTTTAAAGGGACAATATATACATGTGGCGGGTTTATGCATCAGGCAACTCAGAAATTAGAATATTTTCCTCCTTGGATCAACAAACTACATCTGAGAGCTTTTTATCGTCTTTATAAAGAGCCGTATGTACGTAGACGGATCCTTTTATATTATCCGAAATTCATTTTCCAATATTCCTGGTTTCTGTTAAAAAACAGAAAATCATTAAAATAA
- a CDS encoding MraY family glycosyltransferase encodes MYYLFIFLLLLCAELIYFRIADRFNIIDKPSARGSHTRITLRGGGIVFYFGVLLYFFTHHFEYPWFVLALTLIAGISFIDDIRSVSQKVRLIFHFTAMLLLFYQWGIASLPWWYIPVALIVCTGIINAYNFMDGINGITGGYSLVILGCLTYINEFRITFIESQFLWIILLAVTVFNIFNFRNKAKCFAGDVGSVSIAFIILFLLGKLIILTQDTSYIILLSVYGVDSILTIIHRLILHENIGLPHRKHLYQLMANELKIPHTAVAGCYMLLQVCIFAGYIVFYNYRFWYLGAIILILCCGYIGFMKKYFHLHINKH; translated from the coding sequence ATGTATTATCTGTTTATTTTTCTTCTGTTATTATGCGCAGAATTGATTTACTTCCGCATAGCAGATCGATTTAACATTATCGACAAACCGAGCGCAAGAGGATCACATACCCGGATCACCCTGCGGGGGGGCGGAATTGTTTTCTATTTCGGTGTATTATTGTATTTTTTTACCCACCATTTCGAATATCCTTGGTTTGTACTAGCGTTAACCCTGATCGCAGGTATCAGTTTTATCGACGATATACGATCGGTATCCCAAAAAGTCCGATTGATATTTCATTTTACAGCCATGCTGCTACTGTTTTACCAATGGGGTATCGCTTCACTCCCCTGGTGGTATATTCCTGTTGCACTTATTGTATGTACGGGAATTATCAACGCCTATAATTTTATGGACGGAATAAACGGGATTACGGGAGGCTATAGTCTGGTTATATTAGGCTGTCTGACCTACATCAATGAATTTCGGATTACCTTTATCGAATCGCAATTTCTATGGATCATATTACTTGCCGTAACCGTCTTCAATATTTTCAACTTCCGGAATAAGGCCAAATGTTTTGCCGGGGATGTCGGTTCTGTGAGTATTGCTTTTATTATCCTGTTTTTATTGGGAAAATTGATTATTCTCACCCAGGATACAAGTTATATCATACTATTAAGTGTCTATGGTGTCGACAGTATTCTTACAATCATTCATCGGCTGATCCTGCATGAAAATATAGGCCTTCCCCACCGCAAACACTTATACCAGTTAATGGCGAACGAATTAAAAATTCCGCATACGGCCGTTGCCGGATGTTATATGTTACTCCAGGTGTGTATATTTGCAGGATATATTGTTTTTTATAACTACCGTTTTTGGTATTTAGGTGCAATCATTTTAATTTTATGCTGTGGTTATATAGGATTCATGAAAAAATATTTTCATCTCCATATAAATAAACATTAG
- a CDS encoding NAD-dependent epimerase/dehydratase family protein has protein sequence MNILITGIHGFVGSNLVMALGKEHVLYGLDIVAPEKKGVLKTFSWKDVEAGQLPVVDVIIHLAGKAHDTKNTAQAQEYFDINTGLTKKIFDFFLAFRTQKFIFFSSVKAAADFVVGDVLTEAVIPCPKGPYGESKIAAEDYILSQKEKWENRKQVYILRPCMIHGPGNKGNLNLLYNLVKKGLPWPLGDFENRRSFTSIDNLCYIIDGLIQKNVISGIYHIADDESLSTNELIEIMCNVMGKKPHIWKVNKGFMTGCARLGSVMHLPLNLERLQKLTENYVVSNAKIKAALEIDRMPVHAREGLEKTIRSFQ, from the coding sequence ATGAATATTCTTATTACAGGAATCCACGGTTTTGTAGGTTCCAATCTTGTTATGGCCTTGGGTAAGGAACATGTGTTGTATGGGCTGGATATTGTTGCTCCGGAAAAAAAAGGAGTATTAAAGACTTTTTCGTGGAAGGATGTGGAGGCAGGACAATTGCCGGTTGTAGATGTGATAATCCACCTGGCCGGGAAAGCACACGATACGAAAAATACGGCTCAGGCCCAGGAGTATTTCGATATTAATACCGGACTGACGAAAAAGATTTTCGATTTCTTTCTGGCTTTCAGAACTCAGAAATTTATTTTTTTCAGTTCCGTAAAAGCAGCTGCTGACTTTGTCGTAGGTGATGTACTGACAGAAGCGGTCATTCCGTGTCCTAAAGGCCCGTATGGTGAAAGTAAAATTGCTGCGGAAGATTATATCCTTTCCCAAAAAGAAAAATGGGAAAACCGGAAACAAGTATACATATTAAGACCCTGTATGATCCACGGGCCAGGGAATAAGGGCAACCTGAACCTATTGTATAATCTGGTGAAAAAAGGCTTGCCCTGGCCATTAGGCGATTTTGAAAACAGGCGGTCATTCACATCCATCGACAACCTTTGCTATATAATCGACGGATTGATTCAAAAAAATGTCATTTCCGGAATTTATCATATCGCGGACGACGAATCCCTATCTACCAATGAATTAATCGAAATCATGTGTAACGTGATGGGGAAAAAACCGCATATCTGGAAAGTCAATAAAGGGTTTATGACGGGATGCGCCCGATTGGGCAGTGTCATGCATCTGCCCTTAAATTTAGAAAGGCTTCAAAAACTGACCGAAAATTACGTAGTGTCGAATGCCAAAATAAAAGCAGCGTTGGAGATCGACCGGATGCCTGTACACGCCAGAGAAGGACTCGAAAAAACAATCCGGAGTTTCCAGTAA